The genomic stretch TATTCAATTTTCAACTTCTCGGTTTGTAAACTAATTTAACGTGTCGAAATTACGAAATATATGGCAGAAAACAAGAGGGGATGGTCTTTTTAAAGATTTCCGTTTGGAGCCAGGAAAAATTTCTCTGATTTTTTTTGCTTTTAGAAAAAAGGTGTTACTTTTGCATCGCAGTTGGGAATAACCCACGCTAGAGTTCTTGATTAGAATAGTAAATGCGAAAATAGCTCAGTTGGTAGAGCATAACCTTGCCAAGGTTAGGGTCGCGGGTTCGAGTCCCGTTTTTCGCTCGCTTTTAATGCGAAAGTAGCTCAGTTGGTAGAGCACGACCTTCCCAAGGTCGGGGTCGCGGGTTCGAGCCCCGTTTTTCGCTCTTTAACTTGAAACGTGTCAATATATTTGACACGTTTTTTATTCCGTGAAATCGACGAAAGCCCGGCTTTCTCGAATTTTTTTGCAGTAATTACTTACTTTCACGTGTTCCGGATGAACTTTATAACGGGCGAGCGCTTCAGCATTGGCAAAAGTGGAGATTAAGACCGCATCGTATGCCATATCGGATTCTTTTTCATTAATTCCGACTTGTAATGATATGATTTCTGGAACGATACCGACTAGTCTTTCCAGACTCTCTTTCATGATTAACGCATTCTCTGCTTTTGTTTTTCCTTCGGCGAACTCCTTGAGTTTCCACATGACAATATGTTTTAGCATACTTTTTGATTTTAAATAATTACGTTGCAAAAGTAGTCTTTTATAAAAAATAAAACTAATTTTGAATGCAAGTGAGATGGGATGGGGGATTGAAAAACGAATGTAAAAACAAACGAGTTATGGTGGAGAAGGCTAAAAAATTAAAAGCGTCAAAAAATCAGACTGTTACAGATATAAATTTCAAATTCAAAAGTATTCGTACGAGTTGTAGCAAGGTGATTGATTTTACCGGAAACAAGCATTATCGTACGGTTTTTCGATTGAACGAGATCGAAACTTTATTCGTGGACACGGAAGTAATAAACAAGCAGTTTGATGAGAAACCCTGGGATGCGGAGATCGTGGCTGCTTTGATATATATGCATGAGGATCAACCTGTGCTGGTAGCACAAAAAGGTGGAAAGGTTACAATCCCTGAAACGGATTTCATTTTTCAATTTTCAACTACTTTTTCGGCTGAGGATTTTACAAACTTTCGGTTTCAAGAGGGAATCTACCGGGTACAAGTGATGATAAACGGGCAAGCCGGGGTGTCGGATGAAATTCATTTGTTGGAACCGCATGATTTGTTTCGGGATTATTTTCAATTGTTGGATATTGGGTTTGACAAATGCGTGGAGGAGGCTCCTGATATGCAGCGTCCTCACTCGTATCAGGCTTTTTCAGCCACAGGATTGGAAGATGTTCGGTTCTATCTGGTGGCAGAGAACTTTTTGTCGAGTGAATGGACGTATGAATTTTTGATTAACGTATTTGATACTAACGGTATACTAAAAGCAAACCGAGTGGTTAAAGGGAACTATTACATTCCAAATCGGGAAGGGAAGCGTTTGCTTTGTTTCGCGTTGGATTTAGGGGCTGGATTGAGTAATTTTTGGGAAGAAGGGAAATATCGGGTTGATGTATTGTGTTTTGATCAACCGGTGATACACTTGGAGTTTTCGATCGGGGAACAGGATTTTCCCTATGATTTCACAGACGAAATCGCGGAAGTTAACGGACAGGTACACGAGGTAGAAGGTGTACCCTCGACTCAACAAGATAAGGAAGAGGCTTTATCCCGTCTGTATCAGTTGGTGGGATTGCGTAAGGTGAAAGAGGAAATTACCCGGATGTATGAGTTGGCGGAATTCGTGAAAATGCGACAAGAGAACGGTTTTAACGATAAACTTCCGATTTTAAATATGATCCTTATGGGGAATCCGGGAACAGGTAAACATTTGGTTACCGAGATCACGGGAGAGATGTTTTACCGTTTGGGAGTACTGTCAAACGGTAAAGTGCATCGGTATAAGAGAGAGGATTTTACCCGTCCGGGAGTGGCCGCAGAAGAACAGTTGATTCGGGATGCTATCACGAAAAGTATCGGAGGTATTCTGTTGATTGAGGATGCAGATGAATTGTACCCGACAAATGACCCGAATGATCCGGCCATGCGTATTTTTAGCGTGTTGTTGGGAATTTTAGAGCAGGAACAACCTTCTTTGTTGGTTGTCATGGCGGGCGATGTAATAGCATTGCAGGCTATTACAGAAGGAATTCCCGGTGTGAAGAAATGTTTCCCTTACCAATTTGTATTTGATGATTATTCGGCAGAGGAATTGATGGAAATTACTCATCAAATGTTGGAGAAACGACAATTTAAGTTTACCCTGGAGGCAGAGGATAAGTTTTCCGATATGTTGAAGGATTGTTGTTCCGTGAGGGAATCCGGTTTTTCCAATGGCAGGTTTATAGAAGAGCGACTGGATGATGCCTCGACACGGATGGCCAAGCGGTTGATGGCAAATCACAAGGGTACACATACAAAGGAAGATATGATGTTGATTCAGGTGGGAGACATCGAAACGCTGGAACAACCGGATCCTAGTAAATCCGTTGATGCATTGAATGATATGATTGGATCTAAAGAGTTAAAAAACAGCTTGATTAGCTATATTAATTATATCTATTTTATTCGGGAAAGACAAAAGCATGGTTACGCAGATGTGATTCCTCCTTTGCATATGCTGTTCACCGGGAACCGAGGGACTGGGAAAACGACCGTGGCCCGAATGCTTGGGGAGATATTCGAGTCGGCTGGGATTCTGGAAAGTTCTATGGTGACTGTCAGGAGCAGGGGAGAAATTATCGGAGATGGTTCCATTCCTCCACAACAGATTGCCATGTATATTTTCGAACAGGCAAGAGGGGGTATTCTTTTCTTGGAAGATGCTCACACCTTGTTTCAAGATAATGTGGGGGCTGCGGCATTGAGTGTCATTTTCGGGCAATTGTCACTTACCGATAATGGAGATACCATTGTTATATTGAGCGGAGACCCGGAAGCGATGGATAAAGCTTTAGCCGGAAATCCGAGAGTGAAGTCTCTTTTCCCGTATCATTTCCATTTTTCCGATTACACGCCGGAAGAGTTATTGGAGATAGCGATTCAGAAGGTTGCAGAGAAGAATTATACCCTGCATCCGAAAGCGAAAGAGACATTTAAAAACTTGGTATCCCAAGTATATAACGAGCATGATAAATTCTTTGGAAATGCTTTATTTGTCGAGAAGATGGTAGATAAAGCCATTCACAACCTATCTGCTCGAACCATGAAGATTAGGAAGGAGCGGGAACTTACCCGAAAGGAGATCACGACATTGATGGCCGTGGATATTCCGACGGCAACTTCCGAGCTACCCAATTCTTATAAAGATACTTTCGACGAGAAAGAGATTGCCTCAGCTTTGAAGGATCTGGATCACATGGTGGGACAGACGAAACTCAAAAAACAGATTCATGATTTTGTGGATTTGGCTCGTCATTATAATCAACAAGGGACGAAGCTGAATACCCGTGTATCATTACAATGGTGCTTTACCGGGAACTCCGGAATGGGAAAAGGAACGGTCGCCCGGATTATTGCTCGTATTTATAAAGCCATGGGAATTATAGACAAGAGTGAGGTGACGAGTTTTAAAGTAGAACATTTACTCGGGTTGACCGAGGAAGATGCTATACAAAGTATCGGTATGGCTTTGTTGCAATCGAAAGGTGGACTATTTTTCTTCGATGAAGATTCCAGTAGTCTGAATGAAGTTTCCGGTTTCCGGGATCGGGTAAGGGCGATTCTTGTGAATCAGTTGGCAATGCAACCGGGAGCTTATAACGTGATATATGCGAAACAGGACCCACCCCGTCAGATTATCAATGACGAGGTTGAAAAGGTTTCTGATATGATTAATGTTCTTGTTTTTGAAGATTATACAGCTGATCAGTTAATGGAAATATTGAAACGTGATCTTGCCACGGATAATACCCGGATGACGAGAACGGCTCAACAACATATGGAACAATTTATCTCTTATATTGTTGCGAATAAAAAACGTAGTCATGCCAGTGCCCGGTTAATCAAACTGGTTGCAGAGATGATGATTCGGAATCGGGTACAGCGCTTGGCTCAGAACAAGAAAGCGAATGATGACGTGGATATGAAACATTCGGTCACGAAACAGGACGTTGAAATGTTCACGCCTGCCATGTTGGATAGTATGATATCAGAAAGGAATACAATCGGGTACAAGCAATGAATCGCAGAATACTTCATCTTGCTATTCCTTCTATCGTGTCTAATATTACCGTTCCTTTGTTGGGATTGGTAGATGTGACGATTGTGGGACATTTAGGGGCGACAGCTTATATAGGTGCTATTGCGGTGGGTGGATTGTTATTTAATATTCTTTACTGGAATTTCGGTTTCCTACGAATGGGTACCAGTGGGCTGACTTCACAGGCATACGGTCGGAAGGATAAGGAGGCTGAAATACGGGTACTTGTACAGGCGGTGAGTGTCGGTTTGTTTTCAGCCTTGGCCATGCTGATTCTGCAATACCCGATAGAACGACTGGCTTTTCGGCTATTGGACACGAGTGCGGAGGTGGAACAATATGCCGTCACCTATTTTAGAATCTGTATTTGGGGGGCTCCGGCGGTGTTGGCACAATACAGTTTCACTGGGTGGTTTATCGGGATGCAGAATTCTCGTTACCCGATGTATATTGCCATTGTGATGAACGTGATTAATATCGTATGTAGTTCCTGCTTTGTCTTTTTGTTCAAAATGAAGGTGGAAGGAGTGGCTTTGGGGACAGTTGTCGCGCAATATTCGGGGGTGATGATGGCCTTGGGGTTTTGGTATTATAATTATAAAGAATTGCGGGGGCGGATTACATTTAAAGGAAGTCTTCAATTAATTGCCATGCGACGTTTCTTTGCCGTGAACCGGGATATATTTCTTCGGACACTTTGCTTGATTGGGGTGACAACATTCTTTACTTCAACAGGAGCCCGTCAAGGAGATGTAATTCTGGCTGTTAATACATTACTCATGCAGTTGTTTACCTTGTTTTCCTATATCATGGACGGTTTTGCCTACGCGGGGGAAGCTCTGTCGGGGCGTTACGTGGGAGCTTGTAATTTGGTACAATTGAAACGGGCGGTGAAGGCATTGTTCTGCTGGGGAGTTGTTTTGTCGTTGGTTTTCACGTTATTGTACGGGATTGGAGGTGAGAATTTCTTGGGGTTATTGACAAATGACACGGTTGTGATAGAGACTGCCGGACGTTATTTTTACTGGGTGCTTGCTATTCCGTTGGCAGGATTTGCGGCCTTTCTGTGGGATGGCATTTTGATCGGGGCTACGGCTACTCGTTTTATGCTATGGGCCATGTTGGTCGCTTCCGGTAGTTTTTTTGTAATTTATTACTGTTTTTCCGGGGCTACGAATAATCATACGTTATGGTTGGC from Butyricimonas virosa encodes the following:
- a CDS encoding Dabb family protein, which codes for MLKHIVMWKLKEFAEGKTKAENALIMKESLERLVGIVPEIISLQVGINEKESDMAYDAVLISTFANAEALARYKVHPEHVKVSNYCKKIRESRAFVDFTE
- a CDS encoding AAA family ATPase, coding for MQVRWDGGLKNECKNKRVMVEKAKKLKASKNQTVTDINFKFKSIRTSCSKVIDFTGNKHYRTVFRLNEIETLFVDTEVINKQFDEKPWDAEIVAALIYMHEDQPVLVAQKGGKVTIPETDFIFQFSTTFSAEDFTNFRFQEGIYRVQVMINGQAGVSDEIHLLEPHDLFRDYFQLLDIGFDKCVEEAPDMQRPHSYQAFSATGLEDVRFYLVAENFLSSEWTYEFLINVFDTNGILKANRVVKGNYYIPNREGKRLLCFALDLGAGLSNFWEEGKYRVDVLCFDQPVIHLEFSIGEQDFPYDFTDEIAEVNGQVHEVEGVPSTQQDKEEALSRLYQLVGLRKVKEEITRMYELAEFVKMRQENGFNDKLPILNMILMGNPGTGKHLVTEITGEMFYRLGVLSNGKVHRYKREDFTRPGVAAEEQLIRDAITKSIGGILLIEDADELYPTNDPNDPAMRIFSVLLGILEQEQPSLLVVMAGDVIALQAITEGIPGVKKCFPYQFVFDDYSAEELMEITHQMLEKRQFKFTLEAEDKFSDMLKDCCSVRESGFSNGRFIEERLDDASTRMAKRLMANHKGTHTKEDMMLIQVGDIETLEQPDPSKSVDALNDMIGSKELKNSLISYINYIYFIRERQKHGYADVIPPLHMLFTGNRGTGKTTVARMLGEIFESAGILESSMVTVRSRGEIIGDGSIPPQQIAMYIFEQARGGILFLEDAHTLFQDNVGAAALSVIFGQLSLTDNGDTIVILSGDPEAMDKALAGNPRVKSLFPYHFHFSDYTPEELLEIAIQKVAEKNYTLHPKAKETFKNLVSQVYNEHDKFFGNALFVEKMVDKAIHNLSARTMKIRKERELTRKEITTLMAVDIPTATSELPNSYKDTFDEKEIASALKDLDHMVGQTKLKKQIHDFVDLARHYNQQGTKLNTRVSLQWCFTGNSGMGKGTVARIIARIYKAMGIIDKSEVTSFKVEHLLGLTEEDAIQSIGMALLQSKGGLFFFDEDSSSLNEVSGFRDRVRAILVNQLAMQPGAYNVIYAKQDPPRQIINDEVEKVSDMINVLVFEDYTADQLMEILKRDLATDNTRMTRTAQQHMEQFISYIVANKKRSHASARLIKLVAEMMIRNRVQRLAQNKKANDDVDMKHSVTKQDVEMFTPAMLDSMISERNTIGYKQ
- a CDS encoding MATE family efflux transporter: MNRRILHLAIPSIVSNITVPLLGLVDVTIVGHLGATAYIGAIAVGGLLFNILYWNFGFLRMGTSGLTSQAYGRKDKEAEIRVLVQAVSVGLFSALAMLILQYPIERLAFRLLDTSAEVEQYAVTYFRICIWGAPAVLAQYSFTGWFIGMQNSRYPMYIAIVMNVINIVCSSCFVFLFKMKVEGVALGTVVAQYSGVMMALGFWYYNYKELRGRITFKGSLQLIAMRRFFAVNRDIFLRTLCLIGVTTFFTSTGARQGDVILAVNTLLMQLFTLFSYIMDGFAYAGEALSGRYVGACNLVQLKRAVKALFCWGVVLSLVFTLLYGIGGENFLGLLTNDTVVIETAGRYFYWVLAIPLAGFAAFLWDGILIGATATRFMLWAMLVASGSFFVIYYCFSGATNNHTLWLAFLVYLALRGIMQTIWSRRVFTLKYLQSLRS